The genomic segment CCCGCGCGGGGCGGTCGCCGATGCGGCTGAGCACGTCGAGCTGGGCGGGGTTGTAGAGCTCCCGCAGCACCTTGATGACGGTCTGCTGTGCGGTGTGGTCGCGGCTCAGGGAGCGGCCGGCCGGACGCACCGACCAGGGCCGTTCGGCCGAGCGCCAGTCCGCCCCCGCGTCAGTCATTGTGCGTGCGAGCCGTTCTCGCGTGCGCTCCGGCGCATCGGCTCTCAGCGCGTCGAACCGCTCCCTGATGTCATCGGGTTCCGCGGCGATCATCCGCTTCAGGCCGTCCACGGAGACCTCGTCGTGCAGCCGCGTGAGGACGTGGAGGAATGCCCGGTCGGCCTCGGACAGCTGCGGGGCCACCGCCTCGAACCCCCGGGGCGTGTCGGCGGGAGCCCGGTCTCGGAGGATGGCCGCGATGTCCGACCGCGCCCGGTGCAGCCGTTCGATCTCCGCCTCCGCCTGCGCGTCGAGTTCGTGCAGCTCACCCAGGATCATCACTCGGCCCTCGTCGTCGGCGCGCAACCGCGCCAAGGGAACGCCGAGTTCGGCGAGCCGCCGCACCTGGATCAACCTCACCAGGTGCCGCACCTGGTACTGCTTGTAGCCGTTCTCGCACCGTTCGGGGGGATCGAGCAGCCCGATCGCGTGGTAGTGCCTCACTGCATTCACCGTCGTTCCCGCGAGATGCGCGAGTTGACGCGTGCTCCACGTCACGATTTCCTCCTTCATCTGCCCTGTCCGGTCTGCGAGACGAGTGCCCGCGATCCGGAATCGGTCGGTCGTTTCCGTTGTGACAGGCTCGCAGCCCTGTACTCCCCTTCGCGTCGGTGAAGATTACGTAGGTGCCTTCCGTGCCGACGGTGGATACCCTGTGGTGAGAACTGACTTCACCGGCTTGGACGGAACCGAACTGACGGAGCTCTTGGGCCGGCACGCAGAGCGTGAGGCCGTGCAGCACCTGCTCGCCGAGGCGCAGGCCGGGCGCAGCGGGACTGTCGTGGTGCGCGGGGAAGCGGGAATCGGAAAGAGCGCGCTGCTCGATGACCTGCGCATATCGGCGTTGCGCGGGGGATTCCAGGTGGCGGCGATCTGCGGGGTGGAGTCGGAGACGCAGTTCGCCTTCGCGGCCCTGCACCAACTGGTGGCGTCGATGCTCGACCGGGCGGTTGCCCTGCCCGACCCCCAGCAGGCGGCACTCTCCGTGGCTCTGGGTCTGCGGAGCGGGGATGCGCCGGACCGGTTCCTGGTCGGTCTGGCGACCCTCAACCTTCTGGCCGAGGTAGCCGAGGAGTGGCCGCTGTTGTGTCTTGTCGACGACGCGCAATGGCTCGACATCGCGTCGGCGCAGGTGCTGGTCTTCGTCGCCCGGCGGATCGCAGCCGAGGGCGTGGCGTTGGTGTTCGCGCGCCGTGACCCCGGCCCCGGTGAGGTCGACGTGTTCGCCACCCTCGAGCCCGAGCTTCCATTGACGGGGCTCGGCGAGGCCGACGCGCGCACCCTGCTCGCCGACGGCATCCGCACCCCGCTCGACGACCACGTGCGCGACCGCATCCTCGCCGAAGCACGCGGCAATCCTCTCGCGTTGCTCGAACTGCCGCGCAGCGCCGTTGCGACCCAGTTGGCGGGCGGCTTCGAGCTGCCCGATGTGCGGAGCATCCCGAGGCGGATCGAGGAGACCTTCCGGCTGCGCTCGGCCGGTCTGGCGGCCAGTGCGCAGTCGCTCCTGCTACTGGCTGCAGCGGAGCCCACTGGCGACGCGGAGTTGCTCTGGCGCGCGGCCGACCGGTTGGGCCTGAATCGAGAGACCGCTGGGCAGACGGAGGCCTCAGGACTCGTCGAGATCGATTCGAGTGTGCGGTTCCGCCATCCGCTCGTGCGCTCGGCCGTCTACCGTGCGGCCACTGCCGCCGCGCGACGAGACACGCACCGTGCGCTGGCTGACGCCACCGACCCGATCGCCGATCCCGACCGGCGAGCCTGGCATCGGGCACAGGCGGTTCTCGGCACCGACGAGGAAGCGGCCGCCGAACTGGAGAGAACGGCCGAGCGCACGCGGGCCCGCGGTGGGGTCGCGGCGGCGGCGGCCTTTCTGCAGCATGCGGCCGAGCTCACCGCCGACCCCGCCGCTCGTGCCCGGCGTGCGCTCGCCGCGGCTCACGCGAAGCACGACGCGGGAGCCTCTGAGGCCGCTGCCCAGTTGGCGAAGGAGGCGGAGGCGGGGCCGCTCACCGAGTTGGAGCGAGCCCGACTCGAGCTGCTCCGGGCCCGCATCGCCTTCCAACTGACCCAGGGCGACAAGGTGCCGCGCATGCTGCTCGATGCGGCAGCAACTCTCGCACCGCTCGACGCCGCGTTGGCCCGCGAGACGTACCTGCACGCCCTCGACGCGGCCATGATCATCGGCGCACCTGACCATCTTCGGAGTGTTCAGGATGTCGCGCAGGCGGCTCGGGCAGCGCCCTCGCCGCCCGACCCGCCCCGGCCGGCGGACCTGCTGCTCGACGGACTGGTGGCCATGTACACCCGCGGATACGTGGAGGGCGCTCCGGCCCTACTCCGAGCCCTCGAGGCGTTCATCGAACGCGGGTTCGACGGGCAGGCCCTCGGTCAGATGGGCAGCCGCCGCTGGTTGTGGCTGGCGACGCGCGCAGGTTCGGGGATCTTCGACGCCGAGCGCAGCGGTGTGCTCAGCAATCGCAACGTCGCCCTCGCCCGCGAAGCCGGAGCGCTCGCTACGCTCCCCGGTGCCCTCGCGGGCCGGGCGGGCAGGCATGTGATCACCGGCGAGATCCCGCAAGCGATCGAGCTGATCGCGGAGAGCGAGGCCATCACGGCGGCGACAGGCGCTGCGCCCCTTCGCCACGCCCGCTTCATCCTGCACGCCTGGCGGGGCCAGGAGGCCGACGCGAAGGAACTCTTCGAAGCCACCGCACGACACAGCGCCGCGTCGTCGGAGGGCGCCGAGGCAGCCGCGGGGTACTACGCGCGGGCCGTGCTGCGGAACGGTTTCGGCAGCTACTCGGATGCGATGGATGCCGCGACCCGCGCGAGCGAGATGGGTGAGCTTTCGATGAGTGCCCTCGCCCTCCCCGAACTGGTCGAGGCCGCCGTGCGAGCAGGCCGGCCTGATCGGGCCACAGCTGCTTCGGAGGAGCTGGGTGCCCGGGCCCGGGCGAGCGGCTGCGACTGGGGTCTCGGCCTCGCGGCACGCTCCCGGGCGCTCACCGGTTCGAGTGGCAACAATGCCGCCATCGATGACGACTACCGGGAGGCGATCCGCCGACTCGATGCCTGCGGAATGGGCGGTCATCTCGCCCGCACCCACCTCGTCTATGGGGAATGGCTGCGCAGGGAGGGGAGCCGCCAGGCGGCTCGCTTTGAGCTCCGCACCGCCCACGACCTCCTCGCGACGATGGGTATGGAGGCTTTCGCCGCCCGCGCAGCGCGCGAACTCCGCGCCACCGGCGAGAACCCGCGAAAACGCAATTCCCAGCCCGCGACCGCCCTGACCGATCACGAACTCCAGATCGCCCGGCTCGTCGCCACCGGGGCGACCTCCCGCGAAGTGGCAGCGCAACTCTTCCTCAGCCCCCGCACCATCGAAGCCCATTTGCGCAACATCTTCCGCAAGCTCGACATCAGCTCGCGCCGTCAGCTCCGCGACCTCAAGCTCCCGTAACGACGCGAGTCGGAATGGCAACAGTGTCGCGCGCCACGTCGATCGCAACCTTGCCGCGAAGTCCATACAACCGTCTGTTCTCCTCCAGCTTTCCGCGGTTCTGCCGAGTGAAGACGAAATGATAGGCGGCGTTCTTGCCCCACGCCTCGATCAGGTTCTGTGGTTGCGAAATGTCGACGAAAGTGATCACGCGGCCGAAGTCGGCGCGCCTTCGCGATCTGGATCGCGATCGTTCCGACTCCGCCCGCGCCGCCGTGGATGAGGACGGTCTCAACCACAGTGAGCTGAGCTCGCGTCACAAGGGCCTCCCATACCGTCCCGCCGACGAGTGTCAGGCTTGCCGCCTCGAGGTGGCTGAGATTCCCCGGCTTCCGGCCGACGAGATCAACTTCTGCGATGTGCTGCTCGGCGTACGAGCCGGTGCCACCGAATATCTGGGGAGTGCAGGAGACCTCGTCGCCCGCGGAACTCGGTCACGTGAGAACCGACTTCCTCGATCACGCCGGAGATGTCGTGTCCGGTGATCGCGGGCAGAGCGACGTAGTCTGCGTGTTTCCGCGACGGATCTGCACACCATGTTCTGGACACACGGTCAAAGGAGTTGGCCGGTTCCGATCACGCCGTATTCGAGCTGCAGACCATGCCGGCGATACCCCAGAACTTGCTCACCGCATGCGTGAGAAGACAGCCGCCAGGCCGGCCGCGAAAAGCGCCGCGAGGAGCGAAATCGCTCCCGCCACCGCGAAGATCTGCCAGGTCGCGGCGTCGGCGGCTACCAGTATCCCCGCCAGAGCAGGTCCTGCAATCGAGCCGATTCGACCCATGCCCACCGCATAGCCCACACCAGTCGCTCGGAGATCCCGACCATAGAAGACTGCGCACACCCCGTTCGCGAGCATCTGCGCGGCAATGGTGAATGCGCCGGAGAGAAAAGTGGCTGCAAGTAGACCAACCGGCGCGCCTCCGAACGCTCCGATCGCGGCGATGAAGACCCCTCCTCCCGCGTAACCGACAACGAGCGCGCGCGCCACGCTTCGCCGCGCACCGAAGGCACCCAGGGTGAGCACACCCACGATGCAACCGAGGTTCAGAGCCACCGAGGCGAGTATGGCCGTGATGGGCGCCATGCCTGAGCGCACGACGAGGAGGGGAATCCAGCTGGTGAGGAGGTAAGTAACCAGCAGACTGAAAATGAAAGTGGCCCAGATAAGAAGGGTGCCTGCTCTGTTCTGCCGTGTGAGGAGCTGGAACACCGCTGGGCGCGACCCTCGAGGAGGTGAGCCGGTGGCCGTCGGTTCAGGCCGCGACGGTGCTTTGCCACTGATCACCAGCCAGACGGCGACCGTGAGCAGAAGAGGTACGACCCCCCCGAGGATGAAAAGGGATCGCCATCCGAAGGCGGGAATCACGACCGCCGCGGTCAATCCGCCGAGGAGCCCTCCGAGTGGGAAACCGGTAAACATCAGTCCGACGATGCGCACTCGGGCGCGGGGAGGAACGGATTCGGTGGTGAGCGCAATGATGACAGGCACGGCGCCGCCGAGACCCAGACCAGTGAAGAACCGTGCCGCGGAGAGTTCGACTGCGTTGCTGACGAACGGCGTCGCCAGACTGCCGACCGACATCACACCGAGGCAGATGAGGAGGACTACTCGTCTGCTTCCGCGATCGCTGGCGGGACCGGCGAGGACGGCGCCGATCAACCCGCCGGTGAGGCCAATCGCGAAGATCGCACCGAACGTCGCGGTCTCAAGAGAGAGGTCGGAGGCTATGGCCGGTGCTGCGATTCCGATCACTTGAGTGTCGAACCCGTCGATCATGGCGATCACCGCGCACAACACGACTACGGCATATCGCGTGACCGGTCGAGTTGCGATCTCCATGCGTCCCATCGGCTCTGCGGCACGGCGAAGGGCCTGCCGATGTTTCATCCTTTACCCCAGTGAGGGTCATGTCCACAACCGGAAACGAGAACTGCCCCGGACCGTGGTCCGGGGCAGTCGATCGGTCGAGGTGAGATCAGATGACCGTTCGCCCGCCGTCGATCGCCAGCACGGCGCCCGTCGCATACTGCGCGCGGGTGCTGACCAGGAATAGGACCGACTGGGCGATCTCATCCGGGCCCACGGTGCGACCGAGAGGTACGGTGCGGCCCATGGCCTCGCGCACCTGGGCGCCGGCACGGAGGAGCTTCGGTCCGTGCATCGGCCCCGGGGCGACAGCGTTGACGCGGACGCCTGTCTGGGCGTATTCGACCGCCCACGACTTCGTCAACGACTCGATCGCCGCCTTGCTGGAGGCGTAGGCGGCGCGCCCCGCCGTTCCGAGCTTCGCTCCGATGGAGCTGATGTTCACGATCTGACCGCTGCCCGCGGCGATCATTCCCGGAACCAGCTCGCTCACGAGGATGTGGGGTGCGTGGACGTTCACCGCGAACATGTCAGCGAAGCCTTCGTCACTGA from the Herbiconiux aconitum genome contains:
- a CDS encoding MerR family transcriptional regulator: MTWSTRQLAHLAGTTVNAVRHYHAIGLLDPPERCENGYKQYQVRHLVRLIQVRRLAELGVPLARLRADDEGRVMILGELHELDAQAEAEIERLHRARSDIAAILRDRAPADTPRGFEAVAPQLSEADRAFLHVLTRLHDEVSVDGLKRMIAAEPDDIRERFDALRADAPERTRERLARTMTDAGADWRSAERPWSVRPAGRSLSRDHTAQQTVIKVLRELYNPAQLDVLSRIGDRPARERPESLTA
- a CDS encoding helix-turn-helix transcriptional regulator, which encodes MRTDFTGLDGTELTELLGRHAEREAVQHLLAEAQAGRSGTVVVRGEAGIGKSALLDDLRISALRGGFQVAAICGVESETQFAFAALHQLVASMLDRAVALPDPQQAALSVALGLRSGDAPDRFLVGLATLNLLAEVAEEWPLLCLVDDAQWLDIASAQVLVFVARRIAAEGVALVFARRDPGPGEVDVFATLEPELPLTGLGEADARTLLADGIRTPLDDHVRDRILAEARGNPLALLELPRSAVATQLAGGFELPDVRSIPRRIEETFRLRSAGLAASAQSLLLLAAAEPTGDAELLWRAADRLGLNRETAGQTEASGLVEIDSSVRFRHPLVRSAVYRAATAAARRDTHRALADATDPIADPDRRAWHRAQAVLGTDEEAAAELERTAERTRARGGVAAAAAFLQHAAELTADPAARARRALAAAHAKHDAGASEAAAQLAKEAEAGPLTELERARLELLRARIAFQLTQGDKVPRMLLDAAATLAPLDAALARETYLHALDAAMIIGAPDHLRSVQDVAQAARAAPSPPDPPRPADLLLDGLVAMYTRGYVEGAPALLRALEAFIERGFDGQALGQMGSRRWLWLATRAGSGIFDAERSGVLSNRNVALAREAGALATLPGALAGRAGRHVITGEIPQAIELIAESEAITAATGAAPLRHARFILHAWRGQEADAKELFEATARHSAASSEGAEAAAGYYARAVLRNGFGSYSDAMDAATRASEMGELSMSALALPELVEAAVRAGRPDRATAASEELGARARASGCDWGLGLAARSRALTGSSGNNAAIDDDYREAIRRLDACGMGGHLARTHLVYGEWLRREGSRQAARFELRTAHDLLATMGMEAFAARAARELRATGENPRKRNSQPATALTDHELQIARLVATGATSREVAAQLFLSPRTIEAHLRNIFRKLDISSRRQLRDLKLP
- a CDS encoding alcohol dehydrogenase catalytic domain-containing protein: MSRTWCADPSRKHADYVALPAITGHDISGVIEEVGSHVTEFRGRRGLLHSPDIRWHRLVRRAAHRRS
- a CDS encoding MFS transporter, yielding MIAMIDGFDTQVIGIAAPAIASDLSLETATFGAIFAIGLTGGLIGAVLAGPASDRGSRRVVLLICLGVMSVGSLATPFVSNAVELSAARFFTGLGLGGAVPVIIALTTESVPPRARVRIVGLMFTGFPLGGLLGGLTAAVVIPAFGWRSLFILGGVVPLLLTVAVWLVISGKAPSRPEPTATGSPPRGSRPAVFQLLTRQNRAGTLLIWATFIFSLLVTYLLTSWIPLLVVRSGMAPITAILASVALNLGCIVGVLTLGAFGARRSVARALVVGYAGGGVFIAAIGAFGGAPVGLLAATFLSGAFTIAAQMLANGVCAVFYGRDLRATGVGYAVGMGRIGSIAGPALAGILVAADAATWQIFAVAGAISLLAALFAAGLAAVFSRMR
- a CDS encoding SDR family NAD(P)-dependent oxidoreductase: MELSGQLALVTGVSPDGGLGFEIAKLFAAEGADVVITGRDENRNRQSAELLDPSGEHVRIVTGDLRNSEDVRRIAREAGPVTILVNNAAAIAAGPTTEVSDEGFADMFAVNVHAPHILVSELVPGMIAAGSGQIVNISSIGAKLGTAGRAAYASSKAAIESLTKSWAVEYAQTGVRVNAVAPGPMHGPKLLRAGAQVREAMGRTVPLGRTVGPDEIAQSVLFLVSTRAQYATGAVLAIDGGRTVI